The Triticum urartu cultivar G1812 unplaced genomic scaffold, Tu2.1 TuUngrouped_contig_4272, whole genome shotgun sequence DNA window GGCCGGGGAGGAGGGCGGAACGGCGCTCGCCAAGACGCTCCAGCTCGGCGTCTTCTTCGGGCTCTGGTACCTCTTCAACATCTACTTCAACATCTACAACAAGCAGGTGAGCTGCCACGCCCTTTGCTTGCTTTTCCGTTCTGTTGCGTGCAAGGTTATACTGTATCTTGTAGTCCTTCGTAGTTTAGCGAGCGCGCCTTCTAGTTCGATCTGGTCAATTGGCCTGGAAATCGGTTACTGGGTGCGAATCGACGTGCTGTTTCGGTTGTTTTGGCGCGTTTCATAGTCTCGTAGAGACAGATCTCTCCAAGTAATCCGCATCTCTCCACCTCGGATCATCCCGAGCGACATTGCATGGAAGTTCCTTGTACGGATGACGGAGTGATCTTTTGGTGAATCGTCCTTAGATTCAGTGAAATCTAACTGAACTGAACTTGTCGAGAATTCCATTTTGCCTCATATTTTGTGATTTGTTTTCGTGAACATCATTGATTTACATAAAACCTACGGCAGACGAAGAACATATTGAACTTGAACTGCCTTTTCTGATCAAATTTTTGGCACAAATGCATTATTACCAAAACCCAGGATCAGTAGAAGCAAATAATTCCTATCAAATCAGGGTGCTTCCTGTCTGCTTGTGTGAAGAGAAAGCTGACCTTTATGGTTCATAACCCAGGATCAGTAGAAGTAGATAATTCATATCAAAATCAGGGTGCTTCCTGTCTGCTTGTGTGAAGAGAAAGCTGACCTATATGGTTCATCTGTATGTCGAAGTGATATTTGCTGGAGTTTTTTGATGAATGTCTAAGCTCATGATTTTTCGCTGGGTTGTTGAAATACCGTACCATTTTGCCTCTTACTTTATAATTTTTTTGTCAACACTATTTGTTTTTATTCCAAAAACTTAGTTTAgacagttgaagatattgaacCTGTAGCACTTTCCTGAGCGATTTGCTTAAGTGTATAAAATTTGTACCGCCGCATTCCAAAGCCTAGGATTACTATTAGTAATAATTCCAATCAAGTAAGGGTTCTTCCTGTCTGCTGCATGTGAGAACAAGCATTTGCTGTCAACTTCACTCAGGGTCTTTCATAATGCACTGTACCGATGTGATGTGCACTATGGCTTTAATCCTACGGACATATGTATTCATTTCTTTGTCCAATATCCGTGCCTCTGTTATTACAGATTTGAATGGGTACCATGCCCTTCTGTTTTCTGGTGCGTGTGTAAATAGAGAATTCTGCGGCAAACGTTTAGTTAATGATTAAGCTACAGAGAGAGTTGGCGCAGATGTTGTCACCCTTTGATTTATTTTCCTAAGGAATTTCTAGACGATTGCATCATTTACCTGTGGATAATGCAACTTGCTCCGCTGTTCATATTTTTGACAGGTCCTCAAGGTTTTTCCTTATCCCATAAACATCACAACAGTTCAGTTTGCTGTTGGAACTACGATTTCCTTATTTATGTGGGCCACGGGTATCCTTAAAAGACCAAAGATTTCCAGTGCACAGGTAATTATCTAGTTTCATGTGACAGACTTTCAGTACACATATATTGCACCATTAGAAGATGTATTCTAATGGCTCTTATTTCCCAGCTTCTTGCTATCCTCCCTCTGGCTATTGTCCATACCATGGGCAATCTTTTCACCAACATGAGCCTTGGGAAGGTTGCAGTGTCATTTACACATACAATCAAGGCCATGGAGCCTTTCTTCTCAGTTCTACTTTCTGCAATGTTCCTTGGCGAGGTAATGTCTGCTTTTCTTTCCTCTGTTAAATATTCCATGAAAAATTGCAAATATGCATAATGTAAGAAATTTCTTGGTCCTGTTCTGACACATGAATGGCCATGCAGCTGCCTACTCCATGGGTTGTTTTGTCTCTTCTTCCTATTGTTGGTGGTGTGGCATTGGCATCTATTTCTGAAGCTTCTTTTAACTGGTAAGCAATATTAGCATCTTCATTTGAATGAAAGAACTGTATTGTTAGGATGCGCATTACAGTTGTGGCATGTCTATTGAATTTCATATGTGGTCGCCTAATGTCTGACGTGTGTATTTATGCGCATGTGTGTGTATTCCTTTTTGCATTGAAATTTTCCTCCTTAGACTCCAAATAATTTGTTGCTCATAAATTATTGTGCATTATTGGTGATTAATTTGCAATTTAAATGACAACAGGGCTGGATTTCTGAGTGCAATGGCTTCAAATGTGACCTTCCAGTCAAGGAATGTCCTCAGCAAGAAGCTCATGCTGAAGAAAGAGGTAAGAGCATTACTAGTAGAACCCTCAAACCCTCACTAGCGTTTTAAGGGTCCAAAAATGATCTTTGTGTGCACTTTTACGGGGTGAAAAACAGGGGCAAAGATTAGACCCCTCAAACCCAACCCTTATAACGGAGTATTCCCCATGAACGACGTTGTCGTTGCGCGCGGGAGGTCGACGGGGCGACTAGCAGCGGCGGGCGCGGGGGTGGGGGCGGGGGGTGGGGGGGTTTTTCCCTCCCGCGCGAGTATAACCGCCAAATGAGGGTTGGGGGAGGTTTTGCTCCCCAACCCTTACTTTTGAGGATTGGGAGAGGGTTGGAGGGTTGGACCTTTAAAACAAATTGAGGGTTTGAGGGTTCTAATCTTCGCCCCTG harbors:
- the LOC125527592 gene encoding phosphoenolpyruvate/phosphate translocator 1, chloroplastic — encoded protein: GEEGGTALAKTLQLGVFFGLWYLFNIYFNIYNKQVLKVFPYPINITTVQFAVGTTISLFMWATGILKRPKISSAQLLAILPLAIVHTMGNLFTNMSLGKVAVSFTHTIKAMEPFFSVLLSAMFLGELPTPWVVLSLLPIVGGVALASISEASFNWAGFLSAMASNVTFQSRNVLSKKLMLKKEASLDNINLFSIITVMSFFLLAPVTLLTEGVKVTPTYLQSAGLNLQQVYTRSLIAAFCFHAYQQVSYMILARVSPVTHSVGNCVKRVVVIVTSVLFFKTPVSPINSIGTAIALAGVFLYSQLKRLQPKPKTA